Proteins co-encoded in one Chionomys nivalis chromosome 6, mChiNiv1.1, whole genome shotgun sequence genomic window:
- the LOC130875631 gene encoding sorting nexin-3-like isoform X2: MVETVADTRRQITKPQDLNDAYGPPSNFLEIDVSYLQTMGVGWGRFTIYEIRVKTNLPIFKLKESTVRRRYSDFEWLPSELERESKGRWSFSGPE, encoded by the exons ATGGTGGAGACCGTAGCGGACACCCGGCGGCAGATCACCAAGCCACAGGACCTGAATGACGCCTACGGGCCGCCCAGCAACTTCCTCGAGATCGATGTGAGCTACCTGCAGACCATGGGGGTCGGCTGGGGCCGGTTCACCATCTACGAGATCAGGGTCAAGACAAATCTTCCTATCTTCAAGCTGAAGGAATCTACTGTTAGAAGAAGATACAGTGACTTTGAGTGGCTTCCAAGTGAactagaaagagagagca AAGGTCGCTGGTCATTCTCTGGCCCAGAATGA
- the LOC130875631 gene encoding sorting nexin-3-like isoform X1: MVETVADTRRQITKPQDLNDAYGPPSNFLEIDTNLPIFKLKESTVRRRYSDFEWLPSELERESKVVVPPLPGKAFLWQLPFRGDDGIFADNFIEERKQGLEQFINKVAGHSLAQNEHCLNIFLQDEIIDKSNTPSKIRHA; this comes from the exons ATGGTGGAGACCGTAGCGGACACCCGGCGGCAGATCACCAAGCCACAGGACCTGAATGACGCCTACGGGCCGCCCAGCAACTTCCTCGAGATCGAT ACAAATCTTCCTATCTTCAAGCTGAAGGAATCTACTGTTAGAAGAAGATACAGTGACTTTGAGTGGCTTCCAAGTGAactagaaagagagagcaaggttGTAGTTCCCCCACTCCCTGGGAAAGCATTTTTGTGGCAGCTTCCTTTTAGAGGAGATGATGGAATATTTGCTGACAATTTCATCGAGGAAAGGAAGCAAGGGCTGGAACAGTTTATAAACAAGGTCGCTGGTCATTCTCTGGCCCAGAATGAACATTGTCTAAACATTTTTTTACAGGATGAAATAATAGATAAAAGCAATACTCCATCTAAAATAAGACATGCCTGA